Proteins from a genomic interval of Schistocerca serialis cubense isolate TAMUIC-IGC-003099 chromosome 11, iqSchSeri2.2, whole genome shotgun sequence:
- the LOC126426977 gene encoding poly [ADP-ribose] polymerase tankyrase-1-like isoform X2, which yields MAVTSTQDHSIATDLRTLLESGEGADVKLVVGDSELLAHSPILTARSPVFAAMLRNNMKEARSRQIEITDLQEDVLKQLLCFMYTDTAPQLASMLGEMIAAADKYDLPLLKEKCEEQIAQGLSVENAAAAALLAVLHSCPRLESAVVAFIATHPEVMTSAGWINVLLGNAEAAAQICSLVAAAAPRTRASSVEQTQDLAEKMIVAAKAARVDELQRLLGMGAPVDVRDNNGYTVLHLAVMNAGAELARRGRANTYAQVAAYTGAETVKCLLDGGAPANVKDKSLQTPLHAAAYRGDVKIMWTLLTASAKVDVKDRWGKTPLHWAAATDNVEAVRALLLAGANKDIRDHKGLLPIDVATAFTRELFSTY from the exons ATGGCTGTAACAAGCACACAGGACCACAGTATCGCAACTGACCTGCGCACGCTGCTGGAATCGGGTGAGGGTGCGGACGTGAAGCTGGTGGTCGGTGACTCTGAGCTGCTGGCCCACAGTCCCATACTGACAGCGAGGAGTCCAGTTTTTGCTGCCATGTTGCGAAATAACATGAAAGAAGCCCGCAGCCGCCAAATTGAGATAACAGACTTGCAAGAAGATGTGCTAAAACAGCTGCTGTGTTTCATGTACACCGATACAGCTCCGCAGCTAGCGAGCATGCTGGGTGAAATGATAGCTGCCGCCGATAAATACGATCTGCCGTTGCTAAAAGAAAAGTGCGAGGAACAGATAGCGCAGGGCCTGAGTGTCGAGAATGCTGCAGCCGCCGCACTCCTCGCTGTGCTGCACTCCTGTCCGAGGCTCGAGAGTGCAGTCGTGGCCTTCATAGCGACCCACCCCGAGGTGATGACCTCTGCCGGCTGGATAAATGTCTTGCTGGGCAATGCGGAGGCTGCAGCTCAAATATGCAGTCTGGTGGCGGCAGCGGCGCCAAGAACCAG GGCATCATCTGTGGAGCAGACACAGGACTTGGCTGAGAAGATGATAGTGGCAGCTAAAGCTGCCCGAGTGGACGAGTTGCAGAGGCTGCTGGGAATGGGGGCACCAGTCGACGTGAGGGACAATAATGGGTACACCGTCTTGCATCTGGCAGTGATGAACGCAGGTGCAGAATTGGCTAGACGTGGCAGAGCGAACACCTACGCGCAAGTGGCAGCGTACACCGGTGCGGAAACTGTGAAGTGTCTTCTGGACGGGGGAGCACCTGCCAATGTGAAGGACAAGAGTCTGCAGACACCTCTGCACGCAGCTGCGTATCGGGGTGATGTGAAGATCATGTGGACACTGTTGACGGCATCGGCAAAGGTAGACGTTAAGGATCGTTGGGGGAAGACACCGCTCCACTGGGCTGCTGCCACAGACAATGTAGAAGCAGTGAGGGCACTGCTTCTGGCTGGAGCAAACAAGGATATAAGGGATCACAAAGGTCTTCTACCCATAGACGTAGCAACTGCATTCACTAGAGAACTATTCAGTACTtactaa
- the LOC126426977 gene encoding ankyrin-3-like isoform X1: MCGPHGHIPKDLKLDSPLPPDNGEVVMAVTSTQDHSIATDLRTLLESGEGADVKLVVGDSELLAHSPILTARSPVFAAMLRNNMKEARSRQIEITDLQEDVLKQLLCFMYTDTAPQLASMLGEMIAAADKYDLPLLKEKCEEQIAQGLSVENAAAAALLAVLHSCPRLESAVVAFIATHPEVMTSAGWINVLLGNAEAAAQICSLVAAAAPRTRASSVEQTQDLAEKMIVAAKAARVDELQRLLGMGAPVDVRDNNGYTVLHLAVMNAGAELARRGRANTYAQVAAYTGAETVKCLLDGGAPANVKDKSLQTPLHAAAYRGDVKIMWTLLTASAKVDVKDRWGKTPLHWAAATDNVEAVRALLLAGANKDIRDHKGLLPIDVATAFTRELFSTY; the protein is encoded by the exons gagAGGTCGTAATGGCTGTAACAAGCACACAGGACCACAGTATCGCAACTGACCTGCGCACGCTGCTGGAATCGGGTGAGGGTGCGGACGTGAAGCTGGTGGTCGGTGACTCTGAGCTGCTGGCCCACAGTCCCATACTGACAGCGAGGAGTCCAGTTTTTGCTGCCATGTTGCGAAATAACATGAAAGAAGCCCGCAGCCGCCAAATTGAGATAACAGACTTGCAAGAAGATGTGCTAAAACAGCTGCTGTGTTTCATGTACACCGATACAGCTCCGCAGCTAGCGAGCATGCTGGGTGAAATGATAGCTGCCGCCGATAAATACGATCTGCCGTTGCTAAAAGAAAAGTGCGAGGAACAGATAGCGCAGGGCCTGAGTGTCGAGAATGCTGCAGCCGCCGCACTCCTCGCTGTGCTGCACTCCTGTCCGAGGCTCGAGAGTGCAGTCGTGGCCTTCATAGCGACCCACCCCGAGGTGATGACCTCTGCCGGCTGGATAAATGTCTTGCTGGGCAATGCGGAGGCTGCAGCTCAAATATGCAGTCTGGTGGCGGCAGCGGCGCCAAGAACCAG GGCATCATCTGTGGAGCAGACACAGGACTTGGCTGAGAAGATGATAGTGGCAGCTAAAGCTGCCCGAGTGGACGAGTTGCAGAGGCTGCTGGGAATGGGGGCACCAGTCGACGTGAGGGACAATAATGGGTACACCGTCTTGCATCTGGCAGTGATGAACGCAGGTGCAGAATTGGCTAGACGTGGCAGAGCGAACACCTACGCGCAAGTGGCAGCGTACACCGGTGCGGAAACTGTGAAGTGTCTTCTGGACGGGGGAGCACCTGCCAATGTGAAGGACAAGAGTCTGCAGACACCTCTGCACGCAGCTGCGTATCGGGGTGATGTGAAGATCATGTGGACACTGTTGACGGCATCGGCAAAGGTAGACGTTAAGGATCGTTGGGGGAAGACACCGCTCCACTGGGCTGCTGCCACAGACAATGTAGAAGCAGTGAGGGCACTGCTTCTGGCTGGAGCAAACAAGGATATAAGGGATCACAAAGGTCTTCTACCCATAGACGTAGCAACTGCATTCACTAGAGAACTATTCAGTACTtactaa